One window of the Dreissena polymorpha isolate Duluth1 chromosome 5, UMN_Dpol_1.0, whole genome shotgun sequence genome contains the following:
- the LOC127881633 gene encoding uncharacterized protein LOC127881633, which translates to MAASCESDIHTGCDFVYDFCCTTCDENTNVNKEAQYYCEHCYKYYCEDCVKHHNQLLKKHSVLGRNYVAKWNYSHEDAFEQCEKHNDRKLEVFCEDHSELLCTICHIRDHQKCSKVVLIADKTEAFNHERDFLQMTDNYISLQRKINQKRKEKEKNIESLMESYNKTLDSINLFNDKVCDIINQLKMNSINKLDTLTATLKTSLLCEIGKCSSLDNSMQKFSDKLQSARSNVDSRSFILYKKCLDLHSKIDLELKNIGDRTDVALLFNLNDTIERALSSVSDLGSVVTTNRNKLIAITSKTQYSLKQECWVSCISEKEDENFLITDKKNRQLKLLDQTFKVAASFELPGEPLSMCSISGSQVAVAVNAYPSKYEIHFITVTNDQMVNDRQMKLEHRCTYIVNHQGNLLITSGTGLYQYAVDGRLVSKMYEDTSWGNTVVSCAVSPHGDRIYVANVSRNSLTTLSMNGTVLATISNPAFKWEDIILQDRAMARGYNITVTAAVSATPGLYVTHSGQVLVCGGGSHTILQVDMDGRQVLAEVATGISHPTSVFCSKRKGLLVVGMWNNDTILVFKTQ; encoded by the exons atggctgccagttGTGAATCTGATATACATACAGGATGTGATTTCGTTTATGATTTCTGCTGTACAACGTGTGATGAGAATACGAATGTGAACAAGGAGGCCCAGTATTACTGCGAACACTGTTACAAGTATTACTGTGAGGACTGTGTAAAACACCACAACCAGCTGCTTAAAAAGCACTCAGTGCTAGGGAGAAACTACGTGGCTAAATGGAATTATTCGCATGAGGATGCTTTTGAACAGTGCGAGAAACACAACGATCGGAAACTGGAAGTATTCTGTGAGGACCACAGTGAGCTGTTGTGTACTATTTGCCATATACGCGATCATCA GAAATGCAGTAAAGTGGTTCTCATCGCTGATAAAACGGAAGCTTTTAATCATGAGAGGGATTTTCTGCAAATGACAGACAACTACATATCCCTGCAGAGAAAAATAAACCAGAAaaggaaagaaaaagaaaaaaatattgagtCTCTAATGGAATCCTATAATAAAACACTTGACTCAATAAACTTGTTCAATGATAAAGTATGCGATATTATCAATCAGCTGAAAATGAACTCTATCAACAAACTGGATACGCTGACAGCCACCTTAAAAACTTCCTTACTGTGTGAAATTGGCAAGTGTTCAAGTCTTGATAACTCCATGCAGAAGTTCAGTGATAAGTTGCAATCTGCGCGTTCAAATGTTGACTCCCGATCCTTCATTTTGTACAAGAAATGTCTTGACCTACATTCGAAGATAGACCTTGAGTTAAAAAACATAGGTGACAGAACTGATGTAGCGTTGCTTTTCAATCTTAATGACACAATTGAAAGGGCGTTGTCCAGTGTATCCGACTTGGGTAGCGTTGTAACAACGAATCGAAATAAATTGATTGCAATCACTAGTAAAACACAGTATTCTTTAAAACAAGAATGTTGGGTGTCATGCATCTCTGAGAAAGAGGATGAAAATTTCCTCATTACAGATAAGAAGAACAGACAATTGAAATTACTCGACCAGACCTTCAAGGTGGCCGCCAGCTTTGAATTGCCTGGTGAGCCTTTGTCCATGTGCAGCATTTCTGGCAGCCAGGTGGCTGTCGCTGTAAATGCATACCCTTCAAAATacgaaatacattttattacagtAACTAATGACCAGATGGTCAATGACAGGCAAATGAAGCTCGAACATCGGTGTACATACATTGTAAACCATCAAGGCAACCTGCTCATTACTTCAGGTACAGGATTGTACCAATATGCTGTGGATGGGAGACTTGTGAGCAAGATGTATGAGGATACATCATGGGGAAATACAG TTGTTTCATGCGCAGTTAGTCCTCATGGGGACAGAATATACGTAGCCAACGTTTCACGTAACTCTTTGACTACACTGTCTATGAATGGAACGGTCCTAGCTACAATATCAAACCCAGCCTTTAAATGGGAAGACATAATTTTACAAGACAGGGCCATGGCACGGGGCTACAACATAACAGTTACAGCTGCAGTATCTGCCACACCTGGGCTCTATGTGACACACTCAGGTCAAGTGCTGGTATGTGGAGGTGGGTCCCACACAATTCTTCAGGTAGATATGGATGGGAGGCAGGTACTAGCAGAAGTAGCCACAGGCATAAGCCATCCGACATCTGTTTTCTGCAGTAAACGAAAGGGCCTACTTGTTGTGGGAATGTGGAACAATGACACTATATTGGTGTTCAAGACGCAATAA
- the LOC127881675 gene encoding uncharacterized protein LOC127881675, with amino-acid sequence MRILISILSILIGGCHAASFICRDEKTGNFAFYENEKEKCLNGVVQQKTTQITTKISSSSTTYSSQSTSTIIPPLLKHMCTLGKDLLEGYECCGWYIPFQPEFEACCKVTMTKTMVHSGKPDKDYTCCRDDITRAYKRTDLPCAYHPANNDQFWNALRVTALLKSRRLLNEACRTKTVYYGRVKFVNKTSAIYSDLKIRLNKLDLKSPTLKRQDTNLDLYIEKDRHRPDPSKLHGKYFLIITENQKPAVTPSYINVKNDVVYKLAKSHRRSFEKLRKLFALCKSLLN; translated from the exons ATGCGTATACTTATTTCGATATTGTCAATTTTGATAG GTGGATGCCACGCTGCTTCGTTCATATGCCGAGATGAGAAGACGGGCAATTTTGCCTTTTACGAAAACGAAAAAGAGAAATGTTTGAATG GTGTAGTGCAACAAAAAACGACACAGATAACAACGAAAATATCGTCCTCTTCAACAACGTACTCCAGTCAATCTACGAGCACCATTATCCCGCCACTCTTAAAGCATATGTGTACACTTGGCAAAGACCTACTAGAGGGGTACGAATGTTGTGGCTGGTACATTCCTTTCCAACCGGAGTTTGAAGCTTGCTGCAAGGTTACGATGACGAAAACCATGGTGCATTCAGGGAAACCGGATAAAGATTACAC GTGTTGCCGAGATGACATTACTAGAGCCTACAAACGAACGGATCTGCCGTGCGCATATCACCCAGCCAACAATGACCAGTTTTGGAACGCCCTTCGAGTGACCGCTCTCTTGAAATCACGAAGACTCCTGAATGAGGCCTGTCGAACAAAGACAG TATATTATGGCCGAGTGAAATTCGTGAACAAAACCTCAGCTATTTACTCGGACCTGAAAATTCGCTTAAACAAGCTTGACTTGAAGTCTCCAACTTTGAAAAGGCAGGACACAAATTTAGACCTGTACATAGAAAAGGATCGCCACAGACCAGACCCATCGAAACTTCACGGGAAATACTTTCTGATTATCACAGAAAACCAGAAGCCAGCAGTAACGCCGTCATACATTAACGTCAAGAATGACGTCGTGTATAAGCTTGCTAAATCGCACAGACGTTCGTTTGAAAAATTGCGGAAATTGTTTGCGCTTTGCAAGAGTCTGTTGAATTGA